The Leptospira fainei serovar Hurstbridge str. BUT 6 genome includes a window with the following:
- a CDS encoding flagellar hook-basal body protein — MLRGLYTGSNGMTIQQTRMDVISNNLANVDKTAYKRDTTVFKTFPELLLHRYNEDGVGKVPMGSFDTAPVIGKLGLGGEVNEVYTRFEQGAVKKTDNPFDIMLQDRPGSEHPAFFSVLTNRGERLSRSGAFVLDTNGYLVTPQGFPLMGENGPIKVARGNFLIRENGEVWINGEIGNDPRNSTSIDKNRFETPVLLDRIKIRTVENPRHLDKEGDSFYVDTPESGEPQAFDLNEEPNILQGFLEASNVSVVTEMVEMIEVNRSYEANQKTVQTQDQMLGRLLNDVLR; from the coding sequence ATGCTAAGAGGACTTTATACAGGATCGAACGGAATGACGATCCAGCAAACTCGCATGGACGTTATTTCAAATAACTTAGCGAACGTTGATAAAACGGCTTATAAAAGGGACACCACAGTATTTAAAACCTTTCCGGAGTTATTATTACATAGATACAATGAAGACGGAGTCGGAAAGGTTCCGATGGGATCGTTCGATACCGCTCCGGTAATCGGTAAGCTAGGATTAGGCGGTGAGGTAAACGAAGTTTATACTCGCTTTGAGCAGGGCGCCGTAAAAAAGACGGATAATCCTTTCGATATCATGTTGCAGGATCGTCCAGGATCCGAACACCCGGCTTTTTTTAGCGTGTTGACCAACCGAGGAGAAAGACTTTCTAGATCGGGAGCATTCGTTTTGGATACGAACGGATATTTAGTCACGCCTCAAGGATTTCCACTGATGGGAGAAAACGGTCCGATCAAAGTTGCGAGAGGTAATTTTCTAATTCGAGAAAACGGAGAAGTGTGGATCAACGGAGAGATAGGTAATGATCCGAGAAATTCCACTTCGATTGATAAGAATCGATTCGAAACTCCGGTACTTCTTGATCGTATCAAAATTCGAACCGTAGAAAATCCGAGACATCTGGATAAGGAAGGGGATTCATTTTATGTGGATACCCCTGAGTCCGGAGAGCCTCAAGCGTTCGATTTAAACGAAGAACCGAATATATTGCAGGGCTTTCTAGAAGCATCTAACGTGAGCGTGGTAACCGAAATGGTGGAAATGATCGAAGTGAATCGTTCTTATGAAGCGAATCAGAAGACGGTTCAAACTCAGGATCAAATGCTCGGTCGGTTGTTAAACGACGTATTGAGATAG